In Gossypium raimondii isolate GPD5lz chromosome 12, ASM2569854v1, whole genome shotgun sequence, a single window of DNA contains:
- the LOC105763807 gene encoding fasciclin-like arabinogalactan protein 8 → MATPTFRRIDLTLLTLSLLAVAVNAHNISAILEGFPDYSVYNDFLTKTKLADEINTRQTITCLVLNNGAMSALTAKHPLSVVKNILSLHVLLDYYDPQKLHKISDGTTLTTTLYQTTGNAPGNLGFVNITDLQGGKVGFGSAVPGSKLDSSYTKSVKQVPYNISILEISAPIIAPGVLSAPAPSASGVNITGLLEKAGCKTFANLLTSSGVLKTYEAALDKGLTIFAPSDEAFKADGVPDLSKLTNADQVSLLEYHASPDYKPKGTLKTTKDRITTLATRGAGKFDLTVTAAGDSVTLHTGISPSRVAEAVFDSPPVVIFTVDNVLLPSELFGKSPSPAPAPEPVSSPSPTPSPLSEAPSPLAASPPAPPTDTPAGSPVDSPAGSSENSTSDNAAGHVSPTVIFTVLAIVGYSLC, encoded by the coding sequence ATGGCGACGCCCACATTTCGCCGGATAGACCTTACCCTTTTAACCCTCTCTTTACTCGCCGTCGCCGTCAATGCTCACAACATCAGCGCCATACTCGAAGGTTTCCCTGATTACTCCGTTTACAACGATTTCCTCACTAAAACCAAGCTCGCCGATGAGATCAACACTCGACAAACCATCACTTGCCTTGTTCTTAACAATGGAGCTATGTCTGCTCTCACTGCTAAACACCCACTTTCCGTCGTTAAAAACATCCTTAGCCTTCATGTTCTTTTAGATTATTATGACCCACAAAAACTCCATAAAATCTCCGATGGTACTACACTTACTACTACTCTTTACCAAACCACCGGAAATGCTCCCGGAAATCTGGGTTTCGTTAATATCACCGATCTACAAGGTGGGAAAGTCGGGTTTGGGTCAGCCGTTCCTGGGTCTAAACTTGATTCGTCTTATACTAAGTCTGTTAAACAGGTACCGTATAATATTTCTATACTGGAGATCAGTGCGCCGATTATTGCTCCCGGTGTTTTATCAGCTCCTGCACCGTCGGCTTCCGGTGTTAACATTACCGGCTTACTTGAGAAAGCTGGTTGTAAGACGTTTGCTAATTTGCTTACCAGTAGTGGTGTGTTGAAGACTTATGAAGCGGCGCTTGATAAAGGGTTGACTATTTTTGCGCCGTCCGATGAAGCTTTTAAAGCCGACGGTGTACCTGATCTGAGTAAGTTGACCAATGCCGATCAAGTTTCGCTGTTAGAATACCATGCCTCGCCGGATTATAAACCAAAGGGGACTTTAAAGACGACGAAAGATCGGATTACTACATTGGCTACTAGAGGTGCCGGGAAGTTCGATTTGACGGTCACCGCCGCCGGTGATTCCGTCACGCTTCATACTGGAATCAGTCCATCTAGAGTCGCTGAAGCAGTTTTTGACTCCCCACCGGTCGTGATATTCACCGTCGACAATGTTTTGTTACCCTCCGAGTTGTTCGGAAAGTCACCGTCGCCAGCACCTGCTCCAGAACCAGTTTCTTCACCTTCACCGACACCTTCTCCATTATCCGAAGCACCATCGCCATTAGCCGCTTCACCACCAGCTCCACCAACCGACACTCCCGCCGGATCTCCTGTTGATTCGCCGGCTGGATCGTCGGAGAACAGCACCTCCGATAATGCTGCCGGTCACGTGAGTCCCACTGTTATATTCACTGTGTTGGCCATTGTCGGTTATTCACTATgttaa